In a genomic window of Bacillota bacterium:
- a CDS encoding putative motility protein, whose product MDIAALSVMKNQAQLKKDVGTSLMKKVMDTAEQNSGLMDQMLDKVDQGNAAAQARLPHVGNNVNVRV is encoded by the coding sequence ATGGACATAGCGGCGCTGTCAGTGATGAAGAATCAGGCCCAGCTTAAGAAGGACGTTGGTACGTCTTTAATGAAAAAGGTCATGGATACAGCAGAGCAAAATAGCGGCCTAATGGATCAGATGTTGGACAAGGTAGACCAGGGAAATGCTGCTGCCCAGGCACGGCTGCCTCACGTTGGGAATAATGTCAATGTAAGAGTTTAA